Within the Telopea speciosissima isolate NSW1024214 ecotype Mountain lineage chromosome 4, Tspe_v1, whole genome shotgun sequence genome, the region caatcacatgtttattttgaaattataaTTTAAGCTGAATTGTTCGgttcaattttcaatttataCGGTTCAGCTGGTTCTTATACTCGGtccatatattataatatataatatataatataatctATTATACTATAGTATAGTATATAAAATCTAAAAATACTTCTAGTAATATAAATATgtatttgtatatatatatatatatatactgtaatatattagtattataatatattaatatactataatatattaatgggaaagagaacgctaccttgTCTTGTCCAGTGCGTGGCCCCTACACCCAAGCAGAGAGCTGTACAAAATGACCGTTGCACCCTCAAGGATTTCCGCCTTTTCATGGGACACGACGGTCATTTTGTGCGGCTATGTGTCTCGGCATAGGGGTTGCACGCCATTCGtgaccaagtagcattctttctccctatattaATTCATTATAATATACTAATATCCAAAATCAGTTTGGATTCGGTTATGAAATTCGATACTCAAATTGAAGAAAACATTTTATTCGATTCGGTTTGGCTTATTCGAAACTAGTTCAAATTTGACACTCTTAAGCAACTAGGCAAAAGCTATACACGTATGCACACCCTTGCACCCAGTTCCggttaaaaaaatgtttttttttagtgaTATGTACGTGTATGCATATTATACACGATTTTACTAACTATGGTGCTGGCTGAAGGTAATGactatgggagagggttctctctgtgtgagagagagagagagagagattgcctTCGTCGCGGTCGTCGATGCAATAGATCGAAAGTCTAGAGTGAACAGGGTTATTGGAGAGTGAGAGTGAGCGAAGGAAACGGTTTGCAGGTAGGTTTGGGTGAGAATGAATTTAGGGGTCATAGGTTGGGGGAGAGATGTAGTTACCACAGTTTTAAATACCACATCAAGTATCTTATATTACTACGATTTTTAAGATTTTGTTCCTACAGTTATAGGGTCCTCTATTGCTGTAGTTTTAAATACCACATCAATAAGTATTCCATATAATTGCGATTTTGTTTCCATAGTTATAGGGTCCTCTATTAGTGTGATTTTAAATACCACAACAATAGGTACCAGATATTACTGCACTTTTTAACTGTGATTTTGTTTTCGTAGTTATAAGGTCCTCTGTTTTATTGCGATTTTGAATACCGCAGCaataagtatctcatattaCTGCAATTTTTAATTGCAGTTTTGTTTCCGCATTTATAGATTCCTCTATTATTGCAATTTTAAATATTGCAGTAAAATGTATCTCATATCACTGCGGTTTTTAACTACGGCTTTGTTTCCGTAGTTATAGGGTCCTCTGTTATTGTGGTTTTAAATACTGCAGTAAAAAGTGTCTCATATTACTGCGGCTTTTAACTGTGGTTTTGTTTCTGCAGTTACCAGTCCTCGATTACTACGATTTTAAATACCGCAACAATAAGTGTTCCATATTACTACAATTTTTAACTGCAATTTTGTTTCTGCAGTTACAAGGTCCTCTGTTACTGCGGTTTTTAAATACCGCAGCaataagtatctcatattaCTACATATAAAGAAACCGCAGTTTTAAGACATTTATAGCTGCGGTTTTAAAAAACCGCAGTAAAGTATCCGTAGCTATAAGTGTATTTTGTTGTAGTGattgtggctttagacattgaagcagtatgagttcaaacttttttttttattttattctactccaatccgtgcaatatcttgacctcttaagctttctaggtggctcttgtagtgagctttaggccaattactctcaaaccaaacggctttaaggaattaggtgtaaaacacccctcgggctttcttactcaaaccaaataggctacaagtCAAGACTGGATGAAAGAACAAATAAATTCTTATTGTAAATCAATACTATGGCCAAGATAAAGAATGCGGCCACTCCAAAATTATTTACTTTGAGAATTTCTAGATatttccccacacttgaactttattatcccactGTGAGTTGGAGAACTGtcatacatctaacttaggGAGGTTTGGGGTAGGGTGAGTTGCTGTTTTTCCTTGAGATTAGATCGAGTAGGTCATCTaggctacaaaagatttcagctcggaaccttgctagaacctttaaacacatgcacaatttcaatttcactttgattttacttgccatatttttccaagtattgaactcaaatgtccctccactacaattggcttgaatgacatgcagggcttgcaccagacacccaagttactaagtagtgttggaatagattttcagtgcatatatcatttgattgacacattgtggctttagacattgatgcagcatgagttcaaaattttttttatttttttgtttcttttattctcctctaatccgtgcaatgtcttgacctcttaagctttctaggtggctcttgtagCGAGTTTTAGGCCAATTAATCTCAAACCAgacggctttaaggaattaggtgtaaaacacccctcgggCTTACTTATTCAAACTAAATATgctacaagccaagactggatcaaagagcaaataaattttttttcttggcaatcaactatatatatcatgcaagtgtatcatggttcaaccttagcacctaACCAAAAATAGTGTAAAcaggatgactaacaaaatcggctctctcagtagacagtgtactttcaaagaatttaaaatccctttgatcgCTATATTCCAATTCCCTCCTCAATGCGGAATTTTTATTACTTGAAAGTGCATGGTATGttggatgctctcaaagtctttcagaaaagtaaactaaaaAGGCTACACACTCGATCTTGAACCAAAGTAAAGACTACAATTCGATGAATCCCCCCTTCCCATACTTAAATTATGTAgcatgcaaaaataaaaacgaGGGTCAAAATGAGGGgacttaccagatataatcatgAAATGGAACTCATAACCTCTCAATCTTTTCAGACTTGACCAATGGATTAGCCTTAGCAATAGCTTCTTGACCCACAACCTTGTAGTTGAAGAAACAGACATGCATCTCAGGGAACCTATGCTTTGAGCAGAAAGTACTTCCACACCTACAGTTGAACCCTAGCAACCCTACTTTCTTGCTGTAACTCATACACTTattattcttcatcatcaccaccgGAGATGATTCATTAATGGCACCGGCAAGGACTGTGGGATTAGAAATCTCAACAGGACTTCCAAAAGACGATGAGGGGAGGAGTGGTAGTTGCAGGGgttttgacgattttattggaGAGCAGCGTTTGGCTTCTTGGAGAGAGAAGTCCCTATAACACTTGGAGCAGAGGTTAAGGGTTGCTGGTTTGCCAAAGATACCACATCCGTTTGCACAGCGAGAAGGGTTTTCGGGTGCTTTCCCTCCCATCTCTTCGTTTTTTCTCGCTTCAgaacccatcttcttcttctttctctctcttgttgttCTCGTTGTTAGTTTTCTATTTGGGAGGGTATCAAGGAATGAGAAGACACAGAGGAAATGAGAAGACACAGAGATTTTGGGAATGTTTCTGACACATGCATGCAGAGCTTGAGAAGACAAACTGCTTTCATTTATATAGAAACAGCAAATAGCTTAAGTTACATATGGTGCCTACACGTGGACATTAGGGTACCATGTAGTGGATTATGATGtcagaaacagaaaaatgaaCAAACTAACTAGCAACTAGCAACTAGCAACTGTAACAGACTCAGCTGTATTCCTATTAGAGGGGAGTGTTACATAATACGTTTATATaaagtagagagagagattaattcATATTCAATTATTCATACTCGGATTTGGAAATGCAAACCCATTAAAATCGGAAATTATGTTTTTTACTTTAACGGTATTGGGAATTGGAATGGATATGCCGCGTCATTTGTGAATAGGTACGTGCAGAGTTTATAAACAGAAGAAAGGAGTTCTAGAAGCAGATTAGGTAGGGATAAATTTTTCTTATTCTCTCTTATTTAATGCATAATTCATCTCTTATTTGCTTGCTTCTAAAATTTGAAGTGGCATTTCGGCGACTGAAAAGAGGCTCCATCGAAATCTCCCTCCGATCAAGTGAAGAAGCCTCTGAAGGTTTCTCTTCAGATTAGTGAGGTGAGGGATGCGGGTGATGCTTTTCAAAACCAGCAGGTGTCTTCCGAGGTGGGAGCTTCTGGATCTGCTGAGAGGTTGCCGCACAGGGCTGGGCtggcttcttcttccccttcttcccctCAGTCTGGTATTGTTGGTGGTGGAGGAAACAACTGGTCCTCCTTGTTCTCTCGAAACTCTGGTGTGGAAGGAGGATTTAAACTCCACTTTGTCTCGCCTACGTCGGTGGAAGGGAAGCTTGTAGCAATATGCCCAAAGGATATCTTACAAGAGGGAGCTAACCAATGATACAACACTCTCCTAGGTTATTTCTTGGGCCAAAAATTGCCGTTTATGCTTACTCGAGATGTCCTTCTTAGGCAATGGAAGCCTGTAGGTTCTGTTGAAGTCTTCTTACTGGAGAGTggtatcttcatcttcaaattcacCTCAAAAGATGATAAAATTTGTGCCTTAGAGGAGGGACCCTAGTTCgttcaaaagaaacaaatctttCTTAGGCCATGGTCTCCTCATTCTTGCTTATCCCagatttcttgttcttctgttCCCATTTGGGTAAATTTACCTAATCTCCCTTTCCACTTGTGAACAGAGAAAGCCTTAAGCATCATTGGAAGCACTCTAGGAACTCCACTGTACTCGGATAACTGGACCAAATCACAAGCAAGACTTTCATTTACTCGGATTTGTATTGAAATTTCAGCGGCTAGTGATCTTCCATCCTCCATAACCATTGCCGATGAAGATGGCCAGAGTTTCACTCAATC harbors:
- the LOC122659466 gene encoding zinc finger A20 and AN1 domain-containing stress-associated protein 7-like is translated as MGGKAPENPSRCANGCGIFGKPATLNLCSKCYRDFSLQEAKRCSPIKSSKPLQLPLLPSSSFGSPVEISNPTVLAGAINESSPVVMMKNNKCMSYSKKVGLLGFNCRCGSTFCSKHRFPEMHVCFFNYKVVGQEAIAKANPLVKSEKIERL